A segment of the Carassius carassius chromosome 21, fCarCar2.1, whole genome shotgun sequence genome:
TTACTGGAAGAACTGCGGACACTCTTTAGAGTTCTTGCAGAAACTTTTAACGGTTTTGAAAACTGCCCTTTTTGAAAAGAGCCTAGAAATTCTGAGAGCCTAGAagcagggccgtattaagacagtgtggtgcccctgggcactatagCCTAcctcaaaagtaaaataaaaaaaatttaacttcaATGGTTAACAGGGAGAGTgcagtcaatcgcttctgtgtcattgtcgtcctgagctcattctgcacgcgtttaaaaaaaactttcgatccctgaaacattttgaattgtagctaaacgtctagcgtccttgactttctttaacttttttttcgcaaaaccactcaattgacgtcagtccattttcattttctgtagccgttaaaaaatgacacatttgcgcgtacttgttgtggaccaactcaactcacAGATTggggacggggggggggggggctgatagtggtcatgtaatctttatttatttataatttattattattattgttgttaagttagtgttcataaacgagttatgtatggtctttcaagaatttcaagttaataattcaatttcaattcaattcaattcaagtttagttgtatagcgctttttacaatacaaatcgttacaaagcaactttacagaaaattatgtttctacaatatttagtagtagctagtagtttttgcacatttaataataaaactatttacgaaaaatatttttaaagcttgtgtcatgtggtgcccccctagtttttgtgaatggttggtgcccctgggcactggcccaagtgcccttacgGATAATCCGATGTTGTGCTCAATCGGCTCTACCTAGAAGGGTTCTGGCAGCGTCAGAAAACTGTGAAACTCCATACGGTGGCTCAAGTAGCtatcttctttttttatgcaATACGGTATACAAGAGTACAACATCTATGTATTACATAATGGCAAAGATAATGTCATCTCAAAGGCAAATTGGAAGAGTAGCCTATCCCAATTTACATAAATCCATATTAGGCCTATATAAAGTAAAATCGACAAAAATCTGTCTAATCTTGCACACATTTTACATTTAGGGAATTAATTGTTTCTGTCATATATGCACAGTACTGTTCTGGATCTAAACTTTAAGGAGTGTAAAGCTCGCCGAGTTTCGAAGGCGTTTCCCCTTTGGCCGTGTGTCAAATCTGATTGTGCTACATAATTAAATAGCCTTCTTGGGTACAGGCGCTGTCAAAAATACTGTCCAGATTGACGGCGGTTGAGGCACACCTGTGTGTGCTCCTCCCAGCTCTTTCACTCGTGTTTAGTCATTTGCCGGTAGAAGACTTAGCTTCCACGTACCGTCAGTCCGGAACCTGTTACAGGCATCgattcaaattcaaatgaaatgtCCAAGGACGGGAGCCGCTCGTGCCTCAGTTTGGGGGCGCTTTGTGAGAGACTGTTTGGTTCATCTAAGACCGAAGTTGAAAAACCAGCGAATACCACCAAACTTGCTTCGAATCCGCCCTCTTCTGAGTCCGCCGGTGAAATCTACACGGCGCTGTGGCCCTTCCAGGCTCGCGCGGACGAGGAACTGTCCTTCCAGAAAGGAGAGCAGTTCCGAATCTGCGAGCGTCAGGGTGACTGGTGTACTGCCGTTAAACTGGACAGAAACGGAACGGTGACAGACAAGGGCGTCGTTCCTCAAAACTACCTAGCGAGAAGGAAGACGGTGAAAGAGCAACCGTAAGtaggctacttttttttttgtattcttttattcttAGACCATCTactcttgtcagtaaaaacaATCCACAGACACTCTAGGTTGGCTTTAAAAATAACATCTGataaataattatatgtaaaaattgaaataaacattttttttcagtactTACCTAATAACACAATTAACACCTTTATGACTAAAAGCAATGTCAGTTCAGAGTAGCCTACGGAATGCAATTTTTTTCAAGAGTCATATTTTTCCTGCCCCaactcctgtcctgtcctgtcctgtcctgtcctgtcccaaTGTGGTTTGAGACCTGTGTGCAACATCTGAACCAACTGTGTTCTTCTTTAGTTGGTATTTTGGGACACTGAACCGCTTTGAGACCCAGAATTTACTCCTGGCTCCAGGGAATAGAGTTGGTGCTTTTTTGCTGCGACACAGTGAAAAAGATCACATAGGGTGTGTATTATCAGGTATGTAATTGTTGTGTCTATTGAATTTGATTTTACATCCAGTTCTGCCCATGCTATTAGCCTATAAAAGTAACACAGCATACCCAACATCCAGGgacgaaaatctcatctaaatgttgggggggacaataaacataacatttctcacgagcaagttttgaaggggacaccaataaaacaggctaaATTGTACTTAAGAATATgggtacagagaggaaagccttactattgcatggagaccgttccattatccttcttctcaaagtttctttctggttcaatgaaaaagctgaataaattgacaaaaacattcttcaaaactattttttttccccaatgtttttgaagttgtttacacaatcaagccaccaaaatacaatggaatttgaacttaacttcaacttttatttatttatatagcacatttaatagcaatgtttttgcttcacagttataattaaaacatgcatatataaaaacattttccatgcctagcaaaatgaaggcatacacactcttagagatacaccctcacacaactgtatagtgagatccgTATAGACATGAAagacaggggaaaaaacaaacaaaaataataataatttattacatcaatgactgatttgttcaaaaagtggattcactcagttaggaaacacctcctcagtgtgtttctcaaagacacaattagtgctgttactgctgtagcttagttttcaacatctttcgttggtgaaatagagctaaaacagtcaatatggtgcctaaaatgcacttaatattaacttcttgtttattaaatttttataaaaatctaaatcacatttgttatgctaatatctggagaacaactgcactcttagtatgatgttatattagattaactatattaaatgaaataaactgaccagtggcggctcgtgaattttaaaatagaggaggcaaactaattgtattggtctggatccctgccaattgttattattattattattattattatttgcttaaccactttaaaatggctttttggcagcttttagtcagaaaccataaagaaaatatattcaatatcgttgctcattataaatacttggtaaattatcagcctagccgctccgggagacgttcaaaccatagactgtataaaaacaggttcaaactaatagcacgtaatttatgtctctatgatggttggttgatattccagaagggaggctaggcTCCTCTATGATGTtccttttctcagcactcctcagcgctgaaagtgaacactcgatgctgattggttcccctggcttCCCCCTCCCTTTCTCTTTCACTTAGCAGttttaattacatcagcagaatgggcacattcgcgatagaaaagcggagctttcgtgtgatggtattacaactgtgaaattacaaacaaaaatatatacattctgagacatgaactgaaatgaataatgaattttattaacattaaatcttcctcattttcaccttaaaatttgggggaactgtgcctcccctgcctcacccgacgagccgccactgaaaccaactaaatcatagtgaacgcgggaaaatctaaatgcgcacccgcactaatctaatctaacgtacaagacttgtatatgcgtacaccatgagtgtgtaagacgttattaaacaagctaggtaaacgcctgtataaaacgcctgttatgatcgctaacagcgcagactacatcggtgacaaaagtaaattggtacacaataatattttttggacacgacttattaatgactcagcatcatctatattaaagagaaaataatcacgtcatccgatgtttaatgtgaataaagtaaacttgacttatggagttccacaacaattgttttctcgcaccggactttgtgtgtgtgtgtgtgtcggtggtggtgaggtaaaaggggagcaggcagtggaccaaagcactgcgaggcaaagcagggggaactcgagatgtttaaaacttcttttgttgttgctcagtttgcatttgtattgttttactacttacacaattagtttaactatatatcattatattatttacaatacacatatttcaattatattttagggggggacaaccctcagatgcgggggtccggacccccccgacccccccgcgatttccgcctatgccAACATCATTGTTATGATGTAGTAAATTAATCTTTGAGGCATTCGCTTTTTGTTACATTGGAAATGTGGTCAATCAGGTTATAATTAGACCTGCTGTGCTTATTGTCCAAACATGTTCTTCTTTCCAATCTGTTCCTGTAGATTACACTGATTAAAGTGTGTTTTATTGGAAAAAGttcaaaaatgtaaagtgtttGTGTGCCTCAAGGAACAGGGTTGGGAAACACTGGGTTAATTCATGCTAGATGCAGTTCATCAGAACATCTGTTAACAGTGCTCCTCTACTATCTGTATCCTTTCTCTTTGTGTGTCATTCCATCAGTGTTAATTAGTGACAGGGAAGTGAAACACATTGTGGTCCATCAGAATCAGAATTCAAGTTTCTATTTGGATCAGAGTCTGATGTTTCAGAGCTTGGAGAATCTGGTGGAGCACTATAAGAGGAACATCATGAACTGTGGTATCTGTCTCACACGGCCATGTGCACGGGTGAGTGAAAGAAAAATCATTCAAGTAGAATTTGACATTGTTtacatcattttctttttcaaacaatttgctttcttctgttaaacacaaaaggtGAATTTTTGAAGAATATGCTGGCCACTCTTGTACAAAAGTTATAGTAGGATTGATGCTgttgtaggggaatttacagttaaacccAAAGGACCGGTTGATGAAATGatgaccaggagtcagagatgcaaTCAATTGAAGTATAGTttactgaagaaaatagtttgtagtttcatcagcagaagtcagcttcaacacTCTCGATGGAGTTCGTAGGCGGCTCTGTGTACATGTTCAAATCACCAGCAATTAAACTCTATCATAGGTTACTAATTACATCAAGGCACAGGCCCGgaggattctgattggttgaaacAGATAAATTTTGAAAATCTCCACACATGGACGTAAAACTCGACCTGTGTGACATGGCAGACATGGCAAAAGAGCTTACTGTTATAGAGTTCAACTCCTCTAGTCTCTAATATATCTATATCTAGATACATTTTGATATcttactatttattaatatatagtaactaataacttcattcaatattaataACTTGATGAATAACTTTGATTATTTTCCTTATTATCACGCTTTCACTGTCAAACTTCAAAATaactaaaaagtataataaaagtgAGCCACATGATTTCTgtacaatatttcatttttacaatatttccAAAGTCATCAAATACGTAGTTTATCACATACATTCATGGCCATCCTGTCTTTTGCAAGTTCATAAGAGCAGTTCTATACAATTCATGAACAAATCCCTCTTTTCATTCTAATCAATGAATCATCTGATTCAATGATTCCTTCACACACTATGATGCTTTTGTATccattttgaagcttgaaagcttctGTTTCAAGATTTGATTTGATATTAGGGTGTGTAAAATTGGTTTTGAGTGAACTAAAAGACAGTCAGAAGAAAGACAGGATATTAGCCAATTAGCATTCTAATCTGATGTATATTGTCTTTTGAAATAGAAGAGCTTTTGTCAGTTAATTtaagattaaaggggtcatatgatgcgatttaaatttttcctttttctttggagtgttacaagctcttggtgcatgaagaaaatctgtaaagttgcaaagactaaagtctcaaatccaaagagatattctttatcaaagttcagactctgccatgccccATTAAAACggcttgtttaaacacgcccccacatgtctatgtcactatgtggaaatatttgcataatgccaacCAAATGATCACACAATGAAAGAagtcgtggtttcagtaaccacagttagtgttgaagcagccatgtcaggtaTTTTGGAATTTCTAagattacaacagaacagcagcgcattttatggacgaccgtttcgtgaacctaggagaggagtgaaagtgaaagtgaaagtgacattcagccaagtatggtgacccatactcagaatttgtgctctgcatttaacccatccgaaatgcacacacacagagcagtgaacacacacacacacacacacacacacacacacacacacacacagacagacacgcgcgcaattctgactttgctacgacaatctggtgcttctgaatcagctactggaagtattttttgttattagtttaagtatttgctattgactgttcaaatgcagagttttgcgcatCCTGTCTGTGTGCGGGCGcgcgtgtctgtctgtgtgtgtgtgtgtgtgtgtgtgtgtgagagagagagagagagagagagactgtcacacagtggagtcagctgccTTAACggtccatggcttgtgtactgcaaacacagtTTCATCACTGTGTCCGTCACGCGACTTTGTATCCCTtacaggcttgaactgatggttaaACTAAGTACATTATTAATCGTCTTtagatttattttgaaagatgaagcttgcggTTATGGAAAGgggcggtgttcggccaatcacaatgcactgggtcagttggtcAATCAGAGACTGTGCTTGACAGATGGAGGGACTTTTTAGAAAACTACACCTTTAAGAGAGGTGGAGCATAggggacctacaataatgtacagtgttttttaacattaaagcatgtaaacatattttgttacaccaaatacacaaaataatgatctttaaaaaagcatcatatgacccctttaaataactaGTCATGTTGAATTTACTCGCAGGCCCAATATTTCACACATACAAGGGTTggacaaaataatgtgaacaccCATTATTATGGGGTTAATCTAATTTGTGTAGACTACAGAAACAACGGAGATTGTCTTATTTATCAACTGGCATTGATTATAGATTCATACACCTGAAGACTATTCAATAGTTGTATAAAGCTATCTAAAAAGGTTGGATGCTGTTTTAAAGCCTGCATGGTCAAATTATTTAGTCCAACCCCTACATATTCtgcctatatattatatatagagagagagaaattccTGTATATCAGCAAACTGAATTATTACCACAACtaaatgtacaatatttatatttaactaaatgCATTTCTCTGTATTACTGCACACTTCCATTACAGAGTTTATCTCTTTCTTCTTATACTTACAGCCAGAACCAAAACCTCAGGATCTTTCCCACCAAACAGTAGATGACTGGGAGTTACCTAAGGAGGAATTCACTCTGGAAGAGGAGCTTGGTAAAGGATACTTTGCTGATGTTTATCGTGGAAAATGGAAAGGCATGGTCAATGTGGCCATCAAGATCCTCAAAAACAACGGTAGGGTTGATGTATGTAAATAGGAAAGAAGGCTAAATGAAGTCTGATGGATATTTCAAATAGAATGGGCTTAATCTTCTTTGCCTACTTGTTTTCTGTTCCTGATACTGTgtgaatgtgagaaatgttgtgtTTCTTGTTCTGTGACTGTGAGAGCTGGAGGAATGTGATCATAGTCTACTCCCCTCATAACCTATATCCAATAGAGCATGTAGCACACTGAAAACTCTTGAAGAATACATCTGAAGCCTATTAGTGAACAATTCCCCTGAACgagtacatttttgtattttgacaGATGTATTGATACACACTCTATTGCCCCAGCACACTGTTGTACTGGTGCTTATCTGAGGTGCTCTATCTGTTTCCTACTCTCCCTTTAGAGTCTCTCGATCACAGGGAGTTCCTGTGGGAGACTCAAATACTGAAAAAGCTGAGACACCGACATCTCATCACACTCTTTGCCGTCTGCACAAGCTCCACCCCCTTCTACATCATCACTGAGCTTATGGAAAAAGGCAACCTGCTCAGTTTCCTCCGAGGTCACAACCTCTTTATTATCTAACATCAGCCCAGtaaatatgaatgtttttttttacatcagctTTAAACGTTTACTGTAATATGTCAATAAGGGTAATTATATGTGACCTCGTGCATCATTTTGACCTGTTTCGCCCACAAATACTTTTTGAGTTTTATGCACTGAATGCGAAAGTAAAATCTAAAGGCCCagtcacactaaaaacaataacTATGACGTTTATTGTGTGTGCGCACTGCTGTTCTGTGACCTGCTCTGTTAACTTGAATAGATTTCTGACTGGCTGTTAATGCTTTTGTATAATATTCATCAgctgataattttttttgaaagtgCTTCCAAGTTGTTTTGTAGTTGTTATTGTTATAGCTGTTAGGTGGACCTCCCTATTCTCATATAATTGAAATCATTCTTGTTTTAAGTCTTTGATACCAATCAATGATACCATTGTTTTTACTCCAAACAGTTTTTgagatataataatttaaatttcatGTCACAAAAAACTTGTTTCTGAGATAAGGGCCTCTAAAGATGCCAAACAATTTTTTCAGAACTATgagatttattcaaacatacattaacattttttttattgggaAATCAGTATAAGGtaaaaaatgtaatgcttttaaaatatattagtgcacatatttaatgtatatttaaaatgttggcGATATGTTCTACAAAATCTACAATGTATTTATAATGAGCTAAGTATATAAATGATTTTCCTAAGTTAAATGTTGCTTTAGACATCTTTTCAAGCTGTTTTATAGATATATTTCGGTAATTATAAAAACTGATTAACTGAGCAACTGCATGAgagatttttttgtacattttactgtatatttcaaaatttttctcCTGTGATGTtcgttcatgtttaataatgataacaataataatgatatccTTAATAAATTTACATAAAAGACTAAGtagtccaaaaaaaataaaaagcttagaATAGCATTTCTTCATAAACAAATTACTGGGactcacatatacacatataatagTTCTCCTCAGAATGAGTTTTGTTTTTCTAAAGTCTTAAAGCAGACAGACATGATTCCTTCAGTTTTCCCTTCACAGGTGAGGAGGGGCAGAACCTGGAACCGCAGGAACTGATAGAAATGGCAAGTCAGGTGGCTGATGGGATGGCGTACCTTGAGGAGCAGAACAGCATCCACAGAGACCTGGCAGCCCGGAATGTTCTAGTGGGACCCAACTACATCTGTAAAGTGGCCGACTTTGGCCTAGCCCGCATCGTCAAGGTGAGGATTACCTTGTGGCTAATCAAAATCGTGTGTAAAATATCCACTCTTAAAAttagcttaaaataaaatatgtggggTATTTGTTTCACAGGACCCATTTTACTCATCTGAAGATAAAACAATTCCATATAAGTGGTGTGCTCCTGAAGCCATCAGCCATGGAAGGTTCTCCAACAAATCTGATGTTTGGTCATTTGGGGTCCTCCTATATGAAATGTTCACATATGGTGGAGTCCCGTATCCAGGTACAGTACATACATCAtttatgtctctttttttttctcatgcagGGTTGAGAAAGGTTAAAGTACAtctttttgtgtatatttttgcAGCTTTCTCAAACCAAGATGTGTACAAGGTGATCACCTCGGGGTACAGAATGCCTTCGCCCACTAAGTGCCCGTCGCACATCTATGACGTAATGCTGATGTGTTGGAAAGACTCGGCTCACGAAAGGCCAGATTTCAATGAACTGAGAAGGCTCCTGGAGAACTCCAGTATGGAGAGGACCTCTGAGAGCTGCACTAACACATCCGATCCAGCAGAAGGCATCAGTTAACAGGGCAATGCGAAGACAAATGAGTGTGAATGTCCCAACAGTAGTTGTTTGTACATCTAAATACCTTTCCCCTCATTTTCACCCCTTTTTACAGTATTCACGcactttcacttttttgtgtGCTTATTTTCTAATTTCATTTGTGAATTATTCACGTTTAATCAAACATTACTCAAATATACTCGGATGATACTgaagattattatttttactaccaTTTTTAGATGAGATAAGTTTCCGAATTGATCACATGGACTTATAAATACAACCAGTTTTATGTTCATTATTAACAGGTTTTACCTTCATACTACAAAATAACTTGCCTTCAGCAGATCTGCACTCTgaattttaaatgaatggttatgtatataatataaattattattattgttgttgttttttttttgcatcagaaaTTTCAATAAATGATCTGTTTTTCAGTAGGACCCGGAAGGAACTTAGTGAGCTTTGAAAGTCACAATGTTTTTATAGTTTAATGAAATGAAGGATTTCTCATAATATGATCCATTTAAATCTCTCTACTGTAAACGAGCTCTTAAACGTGAGTGTACACAACATCCGGAACAGAACGAGTTTGGCCAGTTCCTGTGGACGCAGGTCATTGCACAATCTctaaaaactttccactgcagtTTTCAGTTGGCACAGTGCAGTCGGTTTACAAGTAGATGCTAACTGATCCTCCAAATGATTTAAAATCACAGAAATATACTAGTCATTACACCAGAAAATGTGCATTTCATGAAAAAAAGTGATTGATTGTGTGACATTGGACTATTTATACTGTACATAGAAAAACACACGTATATATGCAACGTACCCTGCTGATTGTTGCTACAGCGGAGACATTCAAACTCAGTAACACAAGTGTTGCCACAAAGTGTTCATGTTGTGAGTGCATGGCAGGCAGAAATAGAATCGAGAACACTCTGGACTTGCCTGGCCAGACTAATCGGAAAACTGACTGGATGTTCAGGCAGGTGACATCTGCGTGATGACTGACATCTCTGGAGAATTTTGAACACCTCTTGTGCTCTGCAATCAGACACCCAATCATTCAGACTTCAGCAGCGGAGCTACAAAATTGAAAAAAGGAGTTTAAGAGGGTTATAACCTATAGGCCTTGTATAGTTTCATGCTGTCTGgtttcttttaaataattcatCTGCTTTTCAGTTTTTATCTCAGCTTTAAGTGTGTGTTAAAATACCCTTCAGCCCTGTTTCACAAAGCAGTCACTCCCTGATGAACTTACATTAAGCCCAAGACCCCTCTTTCTTCAAACAAGTGGTGTGTGTTGTGCCATTTATTTTACTTTGATTCATAAATCTGTATTACAAATTACTGTTATTAAGCATGTTTCTCGAtacaaaaaaagttgtaaaaacaTGCCCATACACAAATACCAATTGATATAAAAGATCAGCAAAGTGAACTGAAATTCACCTTTATTCTCTTGAGCAAGATACACAATGATGTTTCGCTAGACTTTAATCACATATAGCAAAGAGAAAACAAAGATTTACAGTGTAGCcatatggttttatgtttagaGGTTCTCGGGACTGGGTCAGTCTGACTAGTAGTATGACCAATCATTCAGAGGCTCTTTAAAACACAGCCTCTCGAAATATTTGCCTGGTGATATTTATCCACATGTGAGCTGTGCGTTCATTCATGAAGGTAACAACAAGGGCAGTAAGCAGTCATGTCAGcagataaaataatataaaggACAAAAGTCATAGCATGTTATCAGTATAAATACGTAggatatttaacaaataaacagaactgtaaaaaaaaaagttgaaataataAACAGGATGTATGTAAATGCTAATCATGCCCGTCTTACTGTTTCCAAACACTGAATACCGAAACAAACAGAACAGCTCGATACGCTTCCAGGAACGAGTCTGTACACACAAACTTGTCGTGTGTgtggcagaacctgattttaccaagtgagacatgttcctgggacaacatcttcgTTGACCCTggaatatgttgacctaggaacacatctaactcggcaaaatcaggacgtgctgtgtgtgtgcatgtgttcacCTTTGTGCAGAGTAACCTTGCCACGCCGCTGTAACGGCATACTGAGACCGTGTGCTGTTTTTAGCGCGTCTCTTTTTTTAGAAACAAAGTAATTCTTATAGACGAAAGGCAATAATgggaaccatagactgtaaaacatGCATGCAAATAAGATCATTAAGAGAAAGGCAGCATGTGTGGGGTGGCAACCACGCACACGATACCTTAAGCGATATGTTTTCTGTGAAAATCTTACCTTTTAATGtagttttttaatatatgtgcttCCGCAACATACGAAGACAAGTTGAgtaaaatttaataaagttacttACCAAAAAATACAGTTGACCAGATTTCTAAAACCGGGAAATTTCCTAGTTCAgtgttcaaaatatttttaaatactctATTTTAACTTTTCAAAAATTAATTAATGTCTTCAACAAACGTTGAAAAAGTGGTGGAGTTTAAAGGGTACTCAAAAAAAGCTCCCCTTGTTTACACAACCTCATGTCCTACCAGATATGTACATTTCTTTGATTAGATGAAAAACCTTAGAAAAATTCAGGCTCTGTCAGTCCATAATGCAAGTATATCCCATATATCCCCAGTGGGTAAATCAATGTCTTCTAAAGTGAAATTATATGTAAAATGATtatatgagaaatatatttttaatgtgtcaTATTTGAATTAGAAACTGCTTCCAACCGATTGTCATATGTGGATTTCTGAATAACCATATGTTGTGACGTTGAGGCCTGGTCAATGTAACATTATATTAAAgagtacataacatacacagtttcttgagtacctatagagtagtactgcatccttcatatatcccaaaattctttagttttatcatatttataaaagaaaaatacagctttccgattctttccagaaaaagccgagctcctggaggcgtgccgtgggcggagctataatactgatgtttcgtgttgtttccattaacatatcttcacttatgtgctgattttcaacaaaatacagaaatctgatgcgattgtacttacatgaatggggtcttttatcacaaggacggctccatgttttaatagcaaacgatgtgcaaatccagtgtcaacctgggccttgtttataaaacatttgtcactcaaatgaacagaacacacaaaggcacttgatacactccgttactgccccggaaaaacaaactgcatccactgttcatgtaacgctgggttcttggggaagctgaacacggtaaactttccctcacatccaaaaattcacttatttggaggcattctcgtacaaatcctatgcagcgctgtcgacgattttgaagcgcgttgatgtgcaCGGTCTCGCTCTgctctggtcaatgtgtgtgcgCAGGCGCGCTTTTCTGGGAAAAAttgctcatataaggacttccgttctcgtctacgtcattagatccccgatctgaaaaaaaaaacagctgaaacttgtaccaacccggaagtaatattttttttttgtcacagaaattctcagtcattcttctaaatgattttttaaaactttggccatgtttagcatgagaatccatctctttaacactgtgaacaactccgaatacacgaaacaccattgtaccccccccccctttaaattCAGTCTTCAGAAGTAGGCCTAATACAGAGGTACAAAAATGTATCTACTTTAGGAAGCACAAACTGACCTTCAAAATGG
Coding sequences within it:
- the ptk6a gene encoding protein-tyrosine kinase 6, whose amino-acid sequence is MSKDGSRSCLSLGALCERLFGSSKTEVEKPANTTKLASNPPSSESAGEIYTALWPFQARADEELSFQKGEQFRICERQGDWCTAVKLDRNGTVTDKGVVPQNYLARRKTVKEQPWYFGTLNRFETQNLLLAPGNRVGAFLLRHSEKDHIGCVLSVLISDREVKHIVVHQNQNSSFYLDQSLMFQSLENLVEHYKRNIMNCGICLTRPCARPEPKPQDLSHQTVDDWELPKEEFTLEEELGKGYFADVYRGKWKGMVNVAIKILKNNESLDHREFLWETQILKKLRHRHLITLFAVCTSSTPFYIITELMEKGNLLSFLRGEEGQNLEPQELIEMASQVADGMAYLEEQNSIHRDLAARNVLVGPNYICKVADFGLARIVKDPFYSSEDKTIPYKWCAPEAISHGRFSNKSDVWSFGVLLYEMFTYGGVPYPAFSNQDVYKVITSGYRMPSPTKCPSHIYDVMLMCWKDSAHERPDFNELRRLLENSSMERTSESCTNTSDPAEGIS